The Bos indicus x Bos taurus breed Angus x Brahman F1 hybrid chromosome 9, Bos_hybrid_MaternalHap_v2.0, whole genome shotgun sequence genomic sequence GCAGATACATCATGGTTACCTTTCTCATGTCATCCCTCCTTTCCTTCAATGTCTTTTTTTCAGCTACTAGGGCCTCCTCTAGTCTCATGGTTTCACGAATACTAGCAAGACAAGCATGAGAATTCATCCTTTACATGACCGGGTAGGCCTACAAGAATGTTGAAAAAATGTCAGTTAGGGCTACGAATTCACCAAAGTTCCCTCTGAAACTATTACGCAGATCTGAACGATGGGAGTCCCAGGGCTTCTTGCGTTTCTACTTCGGGAACGTAAAACATGGAGGGAAGCGCTCTGCTCTGCATGTTCCACGCGCCAGGTCACTGGAGCCCTGCTCGGCAGTCTGGAAGGTCTGTTTAGGACTGCCCCGAAGGCCAGTTCCAGTGAATGAGTCTCCTCACCTGCAACCTGATGTTCAGGTCAGATGCAGCTCAGGAGAGAGGCTTCAGTAATCAGAACCTCGTGGCTGAGAAAAGGCTCCCTGTGGGTTCTGATCAGAGATCTTGAGTGCTAACATAGGTGGAGCTCAGGGAAAGCTTCTGAGAGAGGGAAGAGACTACTAGGAAAAGATGTCCAGCAGAGAACACACTTGCTGTCTTCATCTGTACACTCATTGGCAAGTTTTTAAAAGTGCGCTGAAAgggaatgcattttatttatgcTTGTATACACTGGTGATCCATGCCAATGGAACatggatttaaaaaatcacagagaAGTCCAAAGTTAATTTTAGTTATTGCTTCAGTGTCCAAACCTCAGACTAACATGCTTAACACGACTTGGTTAGTTTGGGTGTGAAGAGCTTCAGAGCAAAGAAGgctaaaaatactgaaatgaattAATAAGAGATGCAATAATAAGTCCTTCCTAGAGATGAATGGAACTCTGCATCTGGTTGCATGGTCTGCAGGTGGGAGTCTGGACAATGTCCTGTGATACTTCCTTTAAGACCTGGGATTCTATACATTCTAGAATGCCAGTCTTCGCCGCCctgcctcttttctcttctttattcatcttctGTGGAGGAGAAAGTAAGCCCAAAGTTGAGCATCTCAAGACAAGTCAGAAGTGGATCAGCAGTTAGTGTTGTGGGTAACAGTGCAGTCTCTGCCCCCTGGATGCCTGGGTTGgtttcctggctctgccacttactagctatgtgactggGCAGATTATTCCTCTTCTGTGAGCCTCTGTGGTAATAAGTACCACACAGAAATGTTGTGAGGTTGAATTAACCTATATATAAAGCCCTCAGACCCGTGCCTGGAAAAATGATAAacaattaatatttgttattgCTATATACaatgcatggagaaggcaatggcaccccactccagtactcttgcctggaaaatcccatggacggaggagcctggtaggctgcagtccatggggtcgctaagagtcggacacgactgggcaacttcaccttcacttttctctttacatgcactggagaaggaaatggcaacctactccagcattcttgtgtggagaatcccagggatgacggagcctggtgggctgccgtctatggggtcgcagagtcagacacgactgaagcgacttagcatagcataccaTAGCATATACAATGCAATTATTATTAGTTATTACTGACTGCTATCACATCTGGGGAAATATAATCATATAGTACCTTCCATCTGAGCAAAACCAGTAGCAGGTTCTTTAATGATCACAGTCTACTTAACAGGTACCAAAATGACAGAAAGAAGAGATGGGTAACTCTGCTAAGCCATGCTCTGAATAAGGTCCCTAACTGCACCCAACTCTTGAGAATATTATCCAAGATAAATGGTATTTGCCTCTTGTGTTAtaatgaaggaggaggagaatccccatgggcagaggagcctggcgggctacaggccatggggttgcaaaaaatcagacacattaTAATGAAGATCAagatttgaattaatattttatgctttaaCAGCCTTCAAGGGCAATTTGGGAACAACATTAACTCTCTCTCTTTAgggaaagaacacaaataactTTGGCATCAAGGGAACATAAAACCATTAAGTtcttaataaattcttttttttttctggcctagTTGTACGTTTGGTTTCTTAGCCTAGCTGATCAAAGTATAAAACAACCaagatttcaaaaacatttttaaactgagTACTTTACTATCTTAAGAGTGTGGAATCTAAGAAGTAATGATAATTCTCTTTTGGAGAATTATGTGTGTATCTGGCTGATGCACAATGGTGCACAAGCCGGTTTTCCTATGCATCTCTTTTACTTGATGAAGGCTATCAGGTAACCTGGGCTTCCTTGGGCCATGATTTTCTCATTTATGAAACAAGGTGAGAATACCTAACTTGTCCATCTCCAAGGTTGATACAAGGTGGATTGGAGTTCTCAGATTTCATGGCATGGCAAACACTTTGGAAAACCAAAAATACTTATACAAAGTGAATTTACTTACTGACATCAGGTCATACtactataaattattttattctattagaGAAAAACTAagacatttgttttcctttgaagaaATAACACAGCAACCTAGTGGTAAACAAACATCTTTAATGTTCGTTTCTTCTTCCTCATCACCTTCAGTTTTGCCCACACATGAACCCCTTCCCCTGTCCCAATACTAAAGTGATCAAATCATGACCATAGAGACAGAATATTTGAGATACCCAAGACTCCATGGACATCTCTTCCCCTGTGGTGATTCCTAGTTCTTCTTGGAGACCACTGGGGTCTCTagaggcttaattttttttttttccttccatccaGAGGAGGATAGAGGGAGGGACAGAACTTGtgggagagaaggcagagagagttttttctttcatcataaaatgtcctttgtaaaaaatatgatatacacacacacatgtataaaacaTATCCAGTGCAATTGCAATTGTTGTGCCAAACACTGGGAAGTGCCACCTTGGTCGATGTATTTCTGGAGTTTTAAACAGTTGTCCTACGACAGCTGCATTTCAGTAAGACTTGGGCAGGTGGCTCCAGATAAGCCACTTGCCACTCACATTCAGGCCGAGGCTTCTATGTTCACAGTCCGAAGGAAAAGGCGTATCTTTGTGTCTGGAGTGGGTGTTGCAGGGAGAGAGTGGGCAGGAAGGGAGCTGGAGGCTACAGGTGAGGAAGAAAGAATTGGCTTCTTTTGACTTCTCTACCATATAGTCTTCGATGCAAATACAAAGACATTTTCAATGTGAGGATATTGACGTCAGCAGTGCTGTGATCCCACTACTTAATGAAACAATTCACACCAGCACAAAAAATATTCACACCAAAacgtctctttttctttccttctttccaagAAAACCATGATATCTTGTCACCTGAGTGATCTCACCACGGATAGTTCCAGTGATTTGCCCAAAAGTCACTGAGCGTCATTCAGAGTCTTTGGGTCTGCTCTTTTGGCAGAAGGTGTTCTTTTTAGATGAAAACTCTGTCGCGTGTGTTTTGGTTCTCCCCGATACACGGAGCAGTTTGAAGTCTCTGCCTTCCCCCATGTCCTCATCCATGAAGTGAGAGGCACAGATGCTGAGCCTCCATGGCTGGTCAGAAGGGAAGGGGCAAGGGGAAGGTCAGCAGATCAGCTCAGGAGGGATGCACCACAGAGGGAATAACGACGAGCTGCAAACCAAGATCAGAAGCTGTTACAAACCCACTTGATTTCAGCTCTGAGTGTCACCAATTGCGCTATGCAGAGACCTACAGGGAAGAAGGTGGGCTGTCTAAAACCAGTACAGATCCTTGCTTTTGTCCTGAGGCTGCAAACctgaaaacagagagaaaataaaagggagagagagagagggagaagagacagacagagggagagagaagggggtggggaggggaaggcacaagatatttaaagaaagagaagacagacacCACTGTTTTATTGTGAAAGTCACAGAATTCATCTAAAGAGCATGAACGAAAgtaaaagcaaagcaaacaaatgTCACATCTGCACCTGAGGGAACAGAAAGCGGGGCAAGACTACAAGCCAATTtattatgcaatttttttttcattttgccctaaaaataaagcaaacaaaaaagtaaaCCCTTATTTGAATGTACCTTTCAAATTCAACTCTTTAAGCTAGGGACGCAATGTTATCACTAATAACGTATTCTTGTTAAGTTTTCTGTTTTCAAGAGACCTATGTCATTTAGCAATTAAGTTGTTATCAGTCATGGGTCATATTTGTATGACTTGTAACTATCACTAGGTGACAAGACCCTCTCCGCCCCTCAAGTTGTAGAGGATTTTAAACTACATTCTTAGCAGGTACTCTAGATCAGCGCTGTCCAATAGAAACAATGGAAGCCATGGGTATAATTCTAAATTGTCTGGCAgccacattgaaaaaaaaagtaaaaagaaacaggtgagaattaatttagtaatatattttatttaacccaatatatatTTAGTATGCAATGTTGAAACATgcaatcaatataaaatataatgagatgaattttacattctttttgggGACAAAGTCCTGAAATCCAGTGTGTATTATACACTTACAGCACACCCCAATTCAGCCTGGCCACGCTTCATGTGCTCAGCCGACACACGTGGCTGCTGGCTACGGTACTGAACAGCACAGAGCTAGAACCTCTCCGacaaattttattcttaaaaaatccTCTGTAATATTAACCGGCCACTTTCTCATTTTGTCCACACCGATGACAGAGTCATCTGTCTGCTGAAACACAACCCTGCTACGTGCAGACCTTCGCGCCTCAGGGTCACTGGGGTCTCCAAGGAGAGCTAAATGGGGTCCCCGGCTCAGCCCAGTTTGGGGCACAGGGCAGGAGGGGCCCGGGGATGCCACATCCCCTCTCCCGCTTACCTGAGTCCACGCTGAGGCCCAGACCCCCGGGCACGTCCCCCGCGGGGCTCGCGAAGGGTCCCCCGGGCGCGGCCCACGCCGCGCTGGCCGGCTCGCCCTTGGCGGAGAGCTCGCAGGGCGGGCTGCCGGGCGCGGGGGCCGGGGCCGGCGCGAGGCGGGCCGGACGCCCGGAGGCGGCGGGCATCAGCAGCGGCCCGTAGCGCGGGTCGAAGTGCGGCGCGTAGACCTCGTGCACGGCGGCGGGCCGCGGGTAGGCGGCGGCCTGGGCTCCGAGGGCGCCGCCCAGCGCGTACGGATGGTGCGGGTGCGCGTGGTGCGGGTGCGCGTGGTGCCAGGGCTCAGCCGTGCCCTGGTGCAGGTGGCCGTGCAGTGCGGCCGGCGAGTAGGggtcggcggcggcggcgaagGGCAGCTCCGAGTGCGCGGCGGCCAGTGGGCTGCCCAGCGGCGCGGGCACCGGCGTCTGGTAAGCGCTGTTCCAGAAGGAGGCGGGGAAGCTGCGCTGGCTCATGGGGTAGGAGCCGTCTTCGGGCGAGCGAGGcggagggaagggaagagagagaggagcgCGTCACCGTCGGGAGACGGTCGCCGACCGACCCCGCGCGGCAGCCGCAGAGCTGATCGCTCCGGTTGGGCGAAGGGCGGGAAGGGCGCTTGTCTCGCGGGGCTCCGGCCTGGGAACGCGAGGTCGGGGAGTGCCGCTCCCTCGCAAGTGGCGGACGTATTCCCGCTGCGGGAACCCCGCGAGTGGTGGGGAGAGGAACTGCGGAGcttccttccccagccccagTTTCGGGGCGCGGGGAGCTTCCCTCGGACTCCTATCCGGGCCACCTCGGGCAAGAAGCGGCCTCGCCTTCCCGGCCGGCAGCCTCTTCTCAAGCTAAAGCTACCTCTTCCCGCTCTTGGTTGGTCGCCTAGCGATCTCACTACCCCCTCTCGCATTTCAGCCTCCCTTGCTCCAGAAATCGTGCCCCTCCAAGGCCTCTGATAGACTGGAAGTCCATCGACATATTTCGGAGTCTTGCTATTATTGGCCTCCTTTCTAGAAACTTTCTttcaaaaggcttttttttttttttttctagaaagtaAACTTGATATGTTAAAAGTGTAGCTGTATTATTTGCACAGAGGGACACTAACGGACAGGTCTTTTCCGTTTTAATGAACAAACTTTATGCATCAAAGTGTGGGAGCCAggaataatataattataataattattattgtcCGTGTCATTGTTGACCCCTAGTGTCTGGAAGCATTTTAAGTGAGAAGCATTTAGATCAAATTTGTTGCCTTagtggggaggaaaggaaggaaaggcattTAATGAAAAGGACCTTGGAGAAGGCATCTGCACTTCATAGTCGATAATTTAAAATGCTTCGAAAATGCATTCTAAGTAGTGAGCAGTCTATTAAAAACATTTAGGCAACTGGAGAATAAAAggaatgttttgtttttggatCTTGTCTAGGCAAGGCTTGTACAAATGatcagatttaagaaaaaaatggaaggtcGATGGTTGTCATTTCCCCCAAAATGTAATACCTGTTTTCCTTTTTACAATAAAGTCCTCATTTCTCATCTTGGTACACATCAAAAACTAAGATTAGTGAGAAATTttaccaaataataaataatacctcCACCCTTGTCTCGGTAATAAAGGGAGGTGGAGGTTTCAGAATAGAAGGGAGAGCTCCTTGACTTGTCCAAGAAGCCATTGCCCCAGGGTAGCTAAAGCAGGGTTTTGTGAGAATGATAAAGTAATAAAGAGGGGATGTGTTTGGGGAAAATCTTTAGAAGTGTTTTGGCTACCCTTaaagtcttatttcttttttactttacttgCTTATTGAAAGACATTCTCTGCTTCAAGATTTCCCAATTAACTGAAATCTGGCGAAAGGCATAAGTAGGTTTTAGGAGACATTCTTCAGCAGGTTTTGCTTGCAATGCATTCTCAGACATTTTTCTTTGGAGATATTTTCAGAAAGGGACTAAGGGCCCTGAAAGCTATTGTACTTGAAGAtccacctcccccaacccccacccctgacTTGGGAAACCTCATATTTCCACAGCACATTTCCATATATTTTCTAGTTGCCTTACTGTCATCTCCAGGGGTAGTTAAGAGGGCAAGTGTTATTCTAATTTTAGAGACCAGTAAATAGAGTGACCTCCAAGAGGTTaagagacttgcccaaggtcatattgCTAGGGAGTGGTGGAATCCAATGCACAATCCAAGGGCTCCCAATTCAAAGCTATTGATTTTCCTAGGCCATTGCTCTGCTCTACCTCCTCAAGAAGAGATCTTATGCCTGCCTGTATTTATTCCTCCCCCGATGCCCCATCTCACCTCTTCTCTAACACCTATAGTTCTTTCAGCTGCCCCTGCAGGTGGACCCCAGGCTATGCGAGCTCTCAATCCCCTCTTGTTGGTGAGGCCCGTACTTACCCCGCCAGGGCCCGGAGCTCCGCGGGGCTTTGCTGCTTGTACAGCTTGGGGAATAGCTGCTAGGCTGGCTCAGGGCCCTGCTGAAGTGCTCGTCTACAACGGAGCTGATGTCTCCTTGGAAATAGGTGAAAAGGACGCAGCGGGAGTTGATGTACTCCGCCTCTGGTGGGCGCTCTTTCTCCGGgctgccttcttcttcttttatactaGCTGGAGTTTGGCTGGAGAAGGAGGAGCTGCCACTGCCGCTGCTGTTGCTGGGGCTGGCGTTGCACTCCTGGGCTTCTTGCATTTTGGAATAATAGGCTAGTTTCTGCTCAAAGGAGAAATAATAGAGAAGTCAATTTCAAAAGACATAACAAGTTGGGCTCTGACTGCACTCCCTCATCCGGATCCCTAAGGTAACCAGGAGCAACTGCCTTCTGTGAGTGCCTATGCCGGTTCTCAATAACCTCAATAATGTGGGCCGCAGTCCGCAGGCCTTTCAACCTGCAGCTGAACAAAGGTGGGGTTCCTGAGAGGTGGGGTCCTTCTTGGAGCTTGTCTCCCCAGAATTGTTGCTAGGACACAGAGAAAACTGTCTGAAGGTGTCAGGGTGAAGGTCCTGGAAGAAGCCTAAGCAGTTTGACCGCAGAGGCAGGCTCAAggcagatatatttttaaaatcaggctCCAAGGGTAAAGGGCACCCAAGTCCAGTTACAGCCTGACTGTTCCTTGCTGAGAATTCAGGGCAGACGTACAAGATGCAGGATTAAGCATCTTCGTGATAGAATATGAAGGTAACAAAATCCACTCCACACAACCAGGATGTAAAGGAAGAACTGCTATGGGGTATAAACATGGAATAACAACGTGATATGGATCAATTTAATAAATGGAAGTTGGTATGTGGTCATCCATGAACtggctattttaaaaatctcagccTCTAGAGAGACCTTCTTTTGAGAAAGGAAAAGCCAGTGGGCTATTTCTACCCTCACCATCAGTGtgtattgaggaaaaaaaaaaaaaatgaaaagcagcagAGGATGATCTTGGCTGTGAGGTTGAGTAAATCATGACTGATAGTAATTTACGAAACCAAGTGTGGTtgctgaaaacattttcttagcAATGAGCAATGGACAATGCAATGCTAAAGCAGTATGCAGACAGAGGTGTCCTTCAAGGGAGACCCTGATCATTCAAAACTGAACAGAGATCTTGGTGATATAGATTGGCTGGGGCTCAGGGAGGAGAAAGGACCAGATAGAAAACCAACCcacctttttctctttgtaatacTCCCAGCCTGGGAAGAAGCTCATCTTAGACACTGAAGCTAAAAGACTGAAGTTATTTAGCTACATCACCATTTCTACCATATTCCCACTTGGCTTAAAATGAGAGACTCTGGTGGTTCCTAAAGTTAACATTGAGACTAAATAAACTCCTAGTTGCAAAGTTTTACAAacgagaggaggaagggaaaaagcaaaaaccaaaaatgCAAAATCTACCCATTCCATCATTAATTCATcaggaaattttcaaatatatattttgcaaGCAAAATTTGGCAAAAATGGGCTCAGGCACCGGGGTGTATTTCAGTTTTCCCAAAACAGGAGTCCAGACTCTCACTTTGGAACCTGCTCAGGACTCCTAGGGGATCCCCCCTCCACCCACTGGAGTGTGTGATCTTATTCATTTCCTTGACTACTGTCACCAGTTTCAACTACATCAGCTGAggactgaaagaaaaatgttcaatCAGAAAATTCCCAGAGAATAGAAAAACTGgaataattaaacaaaatttgAAGAGTTTGCAGAACCGGGGCCAGGGGTCCTCTCGAAAGTGAGTTTGTTGATGGCAAGGCAGCCGGATTCAGCTACTTAGGCTAGCGAAAGGCGAAGTATTAATATTATCTATGAAACTGGTCCCTACAGGGTCAATCATACCCAGAACTTTGGGTCAATAATATTCCCCAGAACTTTGCAAAGCAAAGATTGTAAAGTTAGCGAGTTTCGTGCGGTTCTCTTTATAACGAATTCGCTGGTTCTGAAATTAACTGCCCTGATCGCCTAAGAATTGAGACGGGGATAAAAAAGGCTTTGATAAGCTTGCATGGATGAGAACGCGAGTCTTTACATCTCAGAAAGACAGAGGCAGACCCTTGCCTTTGTTTCGTCGTCACTCTCACCTTTGGGACCAAAGTTTGGTTTTCTCTGCGTGAGCTTTGCTGGCATCTCCGCGAGCCGGCACGGGGCTCGGAACAATCTGGAGTCCAACAGACTCCAAAGAAACAACGCGGTCCGCGAGATCCTGGACTGATTATTCCTAGGAAATCCGGGGCGCGCATTAGCAGGGCTTAGCTGCCTTCCCGAGAGAGCAAAGGGGTTACCTCAACCTATTGGGTGGCAGCGCAGGCAATCCCCGCATCCGAGGCGCCCGCGGCTGGTCGGCCTCCCTTGGACCTGCGCGGAGGTACGGGGGACCTCGGAGCACTGGCAGTACTTGGGGAAGCTGGGGCGCGCCACCTGTCTACACGGTCCGGACGAGAGGAGACACGTACCTGGTGGTAGGGGGTGTAGGCGGCTGCGAAGTAAGGCTGGGGAGGACCATAGACTTGGTACATAACATCCAGACAGCTCATGGCTTCCCGCAGCGGAGACTTTTAAGTGTTTTATCGTCAACTCTCCTCGGACGGCTGAGGGCAGGGATGCTGCCTGGGCGCCACTTGGACCCGAGCTCCCGAGTCATCCGCGGCGGAGCGAGGGTCAGCGCGCTCCGCGGCTCGGGATCCCGCTCGCACGCTGCCTTCCCACCCCTGCAGTTCCAGCCGCCACCGCGCTCCGAGCTGGAAGCGCCCGGGCTCCGGCTAGTGGGCATTTAAACCCCACGCGGGGCAGGCGTGCTGACGCCACTCCTGAGCCGCagaggcggggggaggggggcgtcGGGGGCGGGGACCGGGGGGCCAATGGAGTGAGAGGGACTAGGGACCGAGGGGCTGCCGGTGCGTTTTCCCGGGACACCCGGCGGCGAGCCTATGCCCAGGGGTGAGGCGACCTGCGCAGCCCGGAACTTGAGCGCTGAGACTTCGCACCGTTGAGGactagggattttccaggctaacGCCGGAGGGGCAGGAGGactgagaggagagggaggaaccGGGGATCTTACATTTGGAGAGAGGAAGTTGTGGCGTGGTGGGGAAGGGTCTTTGGGGAGAGCCCCGACCTCACAGTGGAGAATTGAGCGTGTGCATCCGGGGTGACGAGGTGAAGAGTCTCTGCGCTCGGCTCCTGGGGGGAGGAACGGCGCCATCCCCAGGAATACCCTAGGAGATCCGGATCTTCGCAGATAGGATGTCAGAGTCCGGGAACTCCTCTCCGCGCGGAGGAGCTCCCTCTGTGGGGAAATGGCTGCGGCCGAAGCCAGTGTAACCATCGCCCTGGGGCACCTCCTTTGCGCCCCCTCGGAGCCGATCCACTCGCCGTCAGCTCCCACACCTCTCTTTTCCATTCACTGAGGCGGGTCCCTACTACCCTCTAGAGTAAGATCCCCGCCCCTTTCTCCTGGATGTCCTCCATCCGAACCCGCTGGGTCCGCGCTCTTCGCGCCCCGCCTCCGGCTCCTCCCGGTACACTCTGCTTTCGAGGAGTCCAGGAGCCTTACCCAGCCCCCCGGCCGCGCCGAGTCTCCTCGGCCGGCATCCTTTTAAGTTTCAGTAACTTTTTGGAACAAGGACTCGTTGGCTGCAAGAGGAATTATCTTAGGCACTGCAGGGAGATCAGAGAGGGCTTTTGCTGACTCTTCAGTCGGTAGTAACAGCAGCTGTGAAAGAGGATATACTCCAATTGTGAAACGCCTTGCGCCTCGCCGTTCTCTTTACTTTTCAGAGAGCTCTCCCGGCTCGGACCGGCTTTCTGCGAcgctttcttccttttcaagcacccctcccccagctctggtGTGCTCGGTCCTTAAAGTTTAGGAATGTATTGAGACGAGGCTTTTTATACATCCGGTCAGGCGAGGGAAACCACGTTACGGAAATACCTGTGGGGCGTACTTGGAGAGTAGAGCGGGTAGCGTTTGCGAGCTTTGAGAGCCCAGACCCAAGGAAGTGACCGCGTGGATTACTGATAGAAATGAACTCTAGTGAATAACTAGAGTTTAAATAGTTTAAATACAACAGAAAGTCCCACAGTGATTCACAGGCTATTAAAAACTGCGAACAAATGCGCCTTTAAAGATACATTTGTATTTACAACGTATTTTAAGCCAAATAGTTTTGGGGTTGAATTTTGGTTTTGCCCGATTTATAAGTTGGCTTCATATCTCCAGTTCGGTTTATAAATGGTGAGAAGTCCTCAGTGactgaaatgtttttttcttttttaattaactatAATGCAgttcattaaagaaaattaaaataaaataaagacacctCTGTGGTACAGTTTCAGGCAAGTCTGCTTTTAGCGGCCGGACTGTCTTGTGGCTGAGCTCCACGGTTTCTGCAGCCTACCGCGGTCCGGGCGCTCAGGTGAGGCAGAAAGAACATCCCTCCCACCGTTACTCAGGAGGGCAACAACCGCTTTATCCGTTTCTCTTCTGGGGACAAAAAAGCGAACACTCAGGGAAGACCACCCTCGTTGCTGGGACCACTCCGCTTCGCACTGCCCTAGGCCCAGGGTGGGCTCGACCCGCAAGCCCCGGGTCAAGTGTAAGGGCAGCGCAGCGCTGCGTGCGGGAACGGATCACCACCAGCCGGCGCAGCCTCCGTGAGTCACACTCCCCGCTTTCGCTCAGGTCCCGCTGTCCATCCTTGAACATACGAGTTTCGACTCTGGCTTCCTTGGGTTAGGGCATCTCTAGGCCCGAGCATTCGTCGCCTGAGCGCGCTCCTTGCCTCGCAGCCTGGGCTCCGCAGCGTGGCCAGAGGCTGGCAGTACTGAGCTGGGAAAACCGGTAGGAAGCGGGCACCGAATCGCAGGTCTAGCCAGTGCCAGGAAGCTGGAAACCTGTCCCTGACTACTTCCTAGTAACCACCTCCTATCCCCCGTACGTCCTCAGGTTGACATTTTAATTCTACTTTGGCCATGAACTTTACCTTTCCCACAAAtgcaggaaacacacacacacacacacacacacacacacacacaaaaccaaaaaaacctttCAGACTCAGCAAGGCCCAACGAATTGTTATTTTTCACAAGCATTATAGGAGCAACGATTTCCCACAtcttgaaggaaggaagaaaagagaatgtgAGGCCAGCTGCCCCGGGCTGGTTTCTGTTCACAGTTCTCAATCCTCTCTTAAGGGAAACAGGTTTTAAAAACATCACTGAACCTAACTaa encodes the following:
- the VGLL2 gene encoding transcription cofactor vestigial-like protein 2 isoform X3; translated protein: MSCLDVMYQVYGPPQPYFAAAYTPYHQKLAYYSKMQEAQECNASPSNSSGSGSSSFSSQTPASIKEEEGSPEKERPPEAEYINSRCVLFTYFQGDISSVVDEHFSRALSQPSSYSPSCTSSKAPRSSGPWRDGSYPMSQRSFPASFWNSAYQTPVPAPLGSPLAAAHSELPFAAAADPYSPAALHGHLHQGTAEPWHHAHPHHAHPHHPYALGGALGAQAAAYPRPAAVHEVYAPHFDPRYGPLLMPAASGRPARLAPAPAPAPGSPPCELSAKGEPASAAWAAPGGPFASPAGDVPGGLGLSVDSARRYSLCGASLLS
- the VGLL2 gene encoding transcription cofactor vestigial-like protein 2 isoform X2 — its product is MSCLDVMYQVYGPPQPYFAAAYTPYHQKLAYYSKMQEAQECNASPSNSSGSGSSSFSSQTPASIKEEEGSPEKERPPEAEYINSRCVLFTYFQGDISSVVDEHFSRALSQPSSYSPSCTSSKAPRSSGPWRDGSYPMSQRSFPASFWNSAYQTPVPAPLGSPLAAAHSELPFAAAADPYSPAALHGHLHQGTAEPWHHAHPHHAHPHHPYALGGALGAQAAAYPRPAAVHEVYAPHFDPRYGPLLMPAASGRPARLAPAPAPAPGSPPCELSAKGEPASAAWAAPGGPFASPAGDVPGGLGLSVDSGLQPQDKSKDLYWF
- the VGLL2 gene encoding transcription cofactor vestigial-like protein 2 isoform X1 yields the protein MSCLDVMYQVYGPPQPYFAAAYTPYHQKLAYYSKMQEAQECNASPSNSSGSGSSSFSSQTPASIKEEEGSPEKERPPEAEYINSRCVLFTYFQGDISSVVDEHFSRALSQPSSYSPSCTSSKAPRSSGPWRDGSYPMSQRSFPASFWNSAYQTPVPAPLGSPLAAAHSELPFAAAADPYSPAALHGHLHQGTAEPWHHAHPHHAHPHHPYALGGALGAQAAAYPRPAAVHEVYAPHFDPRYGPLLMPAASGRPARLAPAPAPAPGSPPCELSAKGEPASAAWAAPGGPFASPAGDVPGGLGLSVDSGKRERGCGIPGPLLPCAPNWAEPGTPFSSPWRPQ